The sequence gtgcgtgtgtgtgtgtgtgtgtgtgtgtgtgtgtgtgttttggtggtgtgtgtgtgtgtgttgtgttgtgtgtgtgtgtgtgtgtgtgtgttttgttgtggtgttgttgtgtgtgtttttgtgtgtgtgtgtgtgtgtgttttgtgtgtgtgtgttttgtgtgtgtgtgtgtgtgtgtgttttgttgtgtgtgtgtgtgtgtgttttggtgtgtttgtgtgtgtgtgtgtgtgtgtgtgtgtgtggtgtgtgtgtgttgtgtgtgtgtgtgtgtgtagtgtgtgtgtgtgtgtgtgttttgtgtgtgttttgtgtgtttgtgtgtgtgtgtgtgtgtgtgtgtgtgtgtgtgtgtgtgtgtgtgtgtgtgtgtgtatgtgtgtgtgtgtgtgtgtgtgtatgtgtgtatgtgtgtgtgtgtgtgtgtgtgtgtgtgtgtgtgtgtgtgtgtgtgtgtgtgtgtgtgtgtgtgtgtgtgtgtgtgtatgtgtatgtgtgtgtgtgtgtgtgtgtgtgtgtgtgtgtgtgtgtgtgtgtgtgtgtgtgtgtgtgtgtgtgtgtgtgtgtgtgcgtgcatacatatgtgtatatatacacatgtatacatgtatgtatatatacacacatgtatatacatgtacatataagtgtgcgtgcttgcgtattagaggatagggagggaagttTAGTATGCAAACAAATATCTTGTGTCAGTGTTCATAAcgtttatatgtacatttgcatCTATTCACAAACATGATTATGAAAGTGAAGGAGAATCATCATAGTTATCGAAAAGACATTTTTCCTTCACACTACTAGTAGAACCTCAGTTCTGCGGACGAAGGGATACTGGGAGTGTTAAGAGTTGATCCGAATTAGCAGACTCAAGCCACCGGCTTAGTTGAACATGTGAACAATTTTACTTTGCTGAGCTAAAAATAGAATTTGATGATAGATAGCTAATGCCTAACGAACTTAAACGAGCAGTCATGACATGGCAGTATATTCCAAGATGTTGCATATGTTTCGGTAAAAATACTTCTTGGCAAATCAGGAGAAAtttttctattactttctttttcccaaatgaagaaacaagcaaagaaaacaatACGACTTGTACGtcccaaaataaaacaataaaaattctcCTTTTTAGCACGAAGTGGGACTGCCTCAATAATAATGAAGTGATCTTATTGTACAAAAATGACTCCTTGCCAACATGCAGTCTTCCTGAAGGCTCTTCCTGAAGGCCTGAGTGGTTATCGTTCAATCCGGAGAAGAATTGTTTCGCGGGTTCTCACGGAACACCAAGAGCTGCACTAATTATGATGATCCAGGTTATGAAACGGCGACAACGAAAACCacggcaagaaaaaaatattgacaataacatggGCATATATGATAAATTGCTTTCGCACTAATGGCTTACGTATTTCTTTTTGCTGCCGCTTTGTCCCCTTCCTACATAGGGCCTTCTCCATCTACTTCTGTTATTCACTTCTTCAGCATTCAAGTTTCGCTCATTTCTCGCgatcctatctctccatctcttcttgggccctcctttactcctccttccctctacctccatctccatAACTCTCCCTCCAACATAGTCAATATTCCTCTTATCCTGTCTCGTGCCACCTCACCCCTCAACGTGCGCATCTCAGACACATCTTAAGTAAATATGTTCAGCTAAAAGCGTCCATACATATTGAAGTAAATATATTAAGAGACTGGATAGGATATTATCCAAAGTTTGTCAGCTCCAAATTTATTTTGTGCTTGAAATGATAAAttattaaagaataaataaatacatgaaatctGCGTACATCACAGGACCTGGAaacaaacagtaataacgatataaaaaataaaatgataacaataacaatacaataccaacagaaacagtaacagtaattggaataataacaattgtaaaattaataatgaaaataataataactaaataataataatgtaatgcgCTATAAGTAAAATGTCATTACcaagaaaagtaaataattgttatataacaatactactaaacATTAGCAAAATCAATGTTTAGAAATCCACATGTAAGTATTTGCATCTCCTATCCAAAGGACAAATCAAGATTGCATCATCGGAATAACTGTGTTTATCTATTATAATTTTAGTCTCGATATCATAGAATATATAATTCCAACTCGTAAGCATCCGGGTTGCCGTGGGCACAAGCTTCAAGAGTAAGGAAGGTGGTAGCAGTGCACGTAAGGTTCACTACAGAAGGAGACTCAGGACATATTTATCGAAGCACAGGCTGCACTGGAGAGGCATCAGGCTTCTGACAAGCATTAGGAACCAGTCGGAGGGAACGGAATCCGAGTTTTGCGAGTTAAAACCTTATCTTGTGATATGATGCTGGCATAATGAAACCGTTAAGTTTTATGGATTCATTTGGAAACGAACATTTGCTATATCATTATGTATCAATTtgcttattatgtttatcatacaATTGGCCACTGTTATACAGTAACTACCTACCTgtaactgaatttttttttttcatatttctaattTATTTTGAGAATTATCCAACGCCGTCGCGTTCTACAGTCAACATtactacttatgatgatgatgataacaccaacaataataataataataataataataataatagctatgatatataatatctaatttcaaaataagcagcagtagtaggatatacggcaatgacaataataataataacagaacgaTAGCAATGTCAAGTGTCAAGAGTGACcatagtagcagtattaataattcCAGCCGTCATAACGTTAGTTACTCTTAATATATGCTCCTCTCAAATTAAACAAGACTTTTTCTTTTCCAGGAAGTATTTGAACAAAACGATAAAACTTTAACTGACAACTGATAAATTTGAATTTACGTGCCACATCAATAGCAAATTTGTGTTTGCAGACTAACGAGTAATAAATCTTGCTTAGTAATAGGGTGTTGACCTTCTATGTGCGTTCCTGGCACTGAACTTCCATTCGCTGCATCTCGTGGGTCGCTCGTGTCTGTGCAGCAAGATAACTTTGAAGAGGATCATCGTTATCTTCGCGTCTCCCTCGTTTCAATAATTCGAATAGAATCCCGTGCATTGGGTCGGCACGCTGTCCTCGTTTTCAATTCGTAGCGTCTGTCTACATGCATTATTCAAGGCAGCCATCCCCTCTCGAAGACATTGTGCTCGAGTTTAGTAACTTGGTGCTATTTCAGGAGTATTTGACAGTCGGCAACTCACGCCTTGAGCGCATGAACACGAGCCAGATGTATGACGAGTGAGCGAAAGAgcttgtgagagagtgagagagagccacCGCCAGTTCGGTCAAGGGTGCCGCCTACGAGCTTCCCCCCTGTGAGTATACAGTCTTTTGTGCATGAGCGGAGTGTATTTGCATTGCCCGGGGGAAGCGGATTCTGACGGTAGCCCGTGGCGGGGGAAGCGTCGGCGCCGCGGCGAGGGCTCCGTGGAGGGACGCTGGAGGCTCGTACCGGTGTTGTGTAATTGGAGCTTAAGCGACCAGTTCCTTCCCCTTATttttaggggaaaggggaaacgagagTCACTGTTACAATATATGTTAAACTAGACACAATGTTTTAAGGAATTCATGCGTGGGAGATAAACAGTGAGGAGTTTCCACTCTAGATAAAGAGTGATGTAACGCACGAAAAATGGAGAGTAATAAGGTTATGAAATTACAGGTAGTACACCAGGGAATTGGGGACGAACGAGGGGAACGGAGGCAGTGATAAAATTCTTAATCTCCCTCTGCTCCCcaccccattcttcctctccctttatccactTCCGGtctggagggtagggaggggggagtggggggggctaAGTAATGCCATAAGAAGTTGGGAACAAAGTTTTAGCTacacttttcttttactttttatttcttctagtGATTTCAACTTTAATATcacgtaaacttttttttttttttttttttttttttttaaagaatcatACTTTCGTTATACATAATCTTTGATACATCTCTAATAACAGTGTTACAACAGTAGCATTATTTTGAAGTTTTTAAGACAGCTACACAATGACCTCTAAGCACGCCTTGACACACTAACACTTTGCCTCCGCTCCTGGAATTCCTGATGACTCACAGGACCCCTGCTCATTTACATGCTTTGCTGATACATAGAAAATGCCGCCCCCTTTGCAATTACGACTAATTATGCAATGGAAATGGAGACGAAATGACGAGGGTTTGCGATATCAAATGGACAGTAATGATGGTGGAGaaaagatatacacaaacactgttCAAGTTCTACGAGGAAGAAGGGCGTTATGGAGGCAATTCTTTCTGAAGTTATCTTGTTCCTTTTATTTCGAGTGGGACATTCCTGATGTttcttctccgtccctccctcttacacacacacacacacacacacacacacacacacacacacacacacacacacacacacacacacacacacacacacacacacacacacgcacacgcacacgcacacgcacacgcacacgcacacgcacacgcacacgcacacacgcacacacacacgcacacgcacacacacacacgcacacacacacacgcacacacaagcacacacagtttGAAAATCGCGATACTGATTAAAGAGAAGAACTGTTAGATGTTATCAGAAGATTTTCTCTGCAAACTACCGGTCTGTAGCGGTCGTACCTGTTTTTACCTCTTTAGTGGCGTGTATAACTTCGTTGAATTTCCTTGAGAATCAGAGAAAATGTAGAAGTTGGTCCTCAAGCTCCCTTTGTGTGAGCGACCGTCTTCATTTGTTCAGTGTTTCACCCTTTCCTAGGCATTACAATCAGGCTGATATTTCGACACGATACTTTGCATTTCGCTTCCTTTTAGTGTAAGGCCATAAATCTAGTCGTATTTGTTTCTCCCGATGACCAGTATATTTCTTTTTCGTAAAACACTCGTGTTATTTCATGTTCTTACTATAAGGGTCATTCATATTTTGAAAAAGGTTGCTGCGTATTTCTCGCTTTACCTGACGATGACAGAGCAAGATTAACTACTTAACAGGGATAATATTGATTAAGTGAACAGCTGTCTGAATGAACTTAATCCTGGCTAACAAATGCGAAAAAAGGTTCATACACTCTCCACACTGATATAACGCACATATCCCGAGATTTTGTTTCTTCTAAAGGGTGATTCCGCTGCAAGTATTATCGCAATTTctattaatcattaatatatcaATNNNNNNNNNNNNNNNNNNNNNNNNNNNNNNNNNNNNNNNNNNNNNNNNNNNNNNNNNNNNNNNNNNNNNNNNNNNNNNNNNNNNNNNNNNNNNNNNNNNNacatacatacatacatacatacatacatacatacatacatacatacacatacacatatttacacacatacatacatacatacatacatacacatacacatatttacacacttacatacatacatacatacatacatacatacatacatacatacatacatacatacatacatacttatatatatttgtgacagAAGCAAGAGCCATAAGGCATGAAAGGTGCAAATGAACTGAATGTTCTTGATGTGATAACAAGGGATGAGGCAAATTGTTTTATAAGTATTTTAACCCAATGGCactggaaaaatgctgtgctcattttttatttttttgtgaaatgtctctgcacatagatgacttagccacaaaggaaccagtcagtagactttgtgaccgtatctgattttacctttccctGAATTGGTGggagaattttattttatttatttatttattttttttttttaaataatgctatgaatatcactggtgttgtttttattatagacattataattactataatgttataaatattagtaacagcataataagataaaataaaataattccttaaatcaaagaaaagggtaaatgggcgaaacaggcagtactcatataattggctaattggtgacttattacaagtttagccatctaggtgtaaaaacaataataaactaaactcactgtgggcatggGCTGTACAGTGTagatacatgccatacccatcggcattgggttaattgcttgatgtgtgtgggtttggaaATATGCAAGTTGATTGGGGATTTAGAACTGAGCATAATAATGGATGGAGAAAGTTTCATTAGGTTTTGCATATtgtaaagatatgaatgaaaattaatattttcatgattCAAGAGGTGTGTTTAACAGATTTCAATTActtctttgtcagaaatacatgtctcttgtgttgttgatgatattcattctcattcatactttttcttttcttttcttttcttcctttctttctcctattgtatactttttttttactcctgttatatactgttttttctttcttttgttcagtcatcaatcctttttattattattgttattgctatttattgtttacaataaatgttattatctttgtagtaatagtagcagtagtgtaTGGAATTGACTGAGATTATGGTCATATGTGGCAGTGTTCTTGCTTGTTTTGTAAtctgatataattttttattattttgtattttaataaTTTCCTCTGACTATTATTCTTTTTGCGGTATGGATTATTGCGTATACTCAATCACAAGAATTGATATGGAAGTATAATGTTCAGATTAGAATAACATTAAAGGGCAtattgagggaaaaaaatatagagaggaaaggcacaaagaagaagaagatagaaagggagattttGTTAACCCAAAGCTTCCAGGAGAATTTGGGGTGTGCTTGGCGTCCACTCCCGGCAGTGTGCATGGCCAGCTGGGCTTGCTTGCTTGGCCTATTTCAGACTTGGTTGTTGTGTTGCACTTACTGTGCTACAACAAAGCAATAGGATGTCTTTTTGTATCACTTGTATCCAATCATGATTTTAATGCTTTTGCTTATCCAGAGAGGCATGATATATAGCCTACTTGCTTGAACAAGCCTTTAGTAGCCTGATTATGTAAGTTTGAGTCCATTCCATTGAATTAGGTGTGGTACACTGTGTAGAAGATGGAATATGGAGGGAGAAAAACAGGATTTTCTTTCACTGTTGTAAATCCTTTTCTCATGAAATAAGAAAGTGTATGCAGTTTATATTCAAAGCTGCTACTCCCATGGTTTTAGTACTTCCCTTTTGTGTGTCAACCTTCAGGACAGTCACACTGGGAGAGTGCCATATGACAAGCTGTAGTTGTGACCAAGTCAGCCCTAACAGAAATAGCACGTCCCATGAAGCCAAACCTAAATCAGCCGAGATATAAACCACATATCATCCGGAGGCTTGGGGTTAAGAAGGAGTAACTTGAATTTTGTAGATGGAGATTTGATGTAACAGAAAAATAGCTTGTGTTGGGGTCTTTTCACTCAATGCCTCCAGTCAGACCACataacctcacctgatttcaccttcccTTGAGTTTTGAGATTTATTATtagtgatgttataattattattattattattatcttattacaactactaatacttTCAATATCAATGCGGTTGTtatcacaatattattatcatgtctaagcacttatagagccatctgtTTATAAAGACAATTTATAAACTGAACTCACATTGAGCATGGTATGTCTGTAAGTCTTTGGATCATTTTTGAGATGGGGATCAACTTTTGATGATCTCTATGATTAGAAGGGTTACAAAAATGCTTTTAATCCCTTTTTTTATCTAAAAGTTAAAAGAATTTAAGTGTACCTTTGTATGAGAAAgtagtatattatataatgtttattaataatttttatatttatgtatttatatattattttttcttccatatacAGTATTTGTTTAAGAAGAGATGCTGCtttgtaaaaaaagagagaaaaaaaaaattgtaactgttccagtttctctttctctttctctctttcactcctcctctcttcctctcttcctctcttcctctcttcctctcttcctctcttcctctcttcctctcttcctctcttcctctcttcctctcttcctctcttcctctcttcctctcttcctctcttcctctctacctctctacctctctacctctctacctctctacctctctacctctctacctctctacctctctacctctctacctctctacctctcttccttctcatccttctccctcccctctctccctcttcctcctccccctgcctccccctctctgttgCTGTGAAACTTGcatcttattatctttacttgGTAATCTTATCAGCTAATTCTAATCAGTTTCTGTCATAACCTGTCATAGATTTGAAAATTTACCAGCACTTTTAGAACATTAATTTTCCTTGTATATGTGGGTAGTAATGCAGTCGTTTCATTACCTTGatttaatatttatgtaatggAGGGAGGAATCTGATTGTGGAAATCTTCAATAAATTTGGTGTAAGATTATCTAACAAGATGATAATCATCTTGATAATCCCTGCGTcaatctcctttccccctccctccctccctccctctctccctcactccctccctctctctctccctcactccctccctccctccctccctccctccctccctccctccctccctccatccctccctccctccctccctccctccctccatccctccttccctccttccctctctccctccctccctacctccctccatccctctctctctctacctctccccctccctccctccctctctctacctctccccctccctccctccctctctctacctctccccctccctctctccctctctctacctctccccctccttctctccctctctctacctctccccctccctccctccctccctctacctctccccctccctccctccctctctctacctccccccctccctccctccctctctctacctctccccctccctccctccctctctctacctctccccctccctccctccctctctctacctctcccctccctccctccctctctctacctctcccctccctccctccctctctctacctctcccctccctccctccctctctctacctctcccctccctccctccctccctccctccctccctccctccctccctccctctctctacctctcccctccctccctccctctctctacctctcccctccctccctccctccctccctcaacctctcccctccctccctccctccctcaacctctccccctccctccctcccttcctccctccctcccttcctccctccctccctccctccctccctccctccctccctccctccctccctccctcccttcctcccttcctcaacctctcccctctatccctccctccctctaccactcccctccctccctctaccactcccctccctccctctaccactcccctccctccctctctccctcatgtgGGAGATTCAACCATGATTGTTGGTGTTAATAGAACTGGGGAAAATTGTTGCTGCAGATTTTTGGCCTCCAGTAAAGAAATTGAAGTGCATTGTTATAGAGAAGGATTGGGGGCCAGGCTTTGATTATTTtgaagggtatttttttttttttgccagcacTTCcctgttaatctttttttttctatcttcttcttgaAGTAGATCAttctaatgttgttgttttttctctttgcaGATGACCCACATTTTACAGACTTAGTAAGACAAGCGGAAACGGCCATTGAAAGTGGGATTTATCCTGAGAGGATATACCAGGGCTCAAGTGGGAGCTACTTCGTCAAAAACAGCAATGGGGTAGGTCTGATCTTGCCTCTTACACTCCGCACGCCTTTTAAACCACGTTATGATAATGGAGGATGATTGTGGTTTTAGTGAGATTTTTTTTGCTCTGAATTTGTTTGTACATTGTAATTgcattatttgttgttatcagaCACAAAGCAGAGAGTCTTTTCTTTGATGATGGATTTATTTTCTTGTGATACGTGGCCATGAAAGAAATCTTGGCCATAAGCTGTTttacttgttcatttatttattgattattagtcctttatatattttctatcattattgttttttattgctgcCTTTGATTTAATATAGTCGTATAATTTTTACAAAAATtacgtataagaaaaaaaattgtctctaATCTGGCTCaacccaaaaagagagagaaggaagaagtagagaatgTATTATCAATCTTTTATATCCAATTAGTTTACTATGGATGTGGAAAGACATTCAGATATATCATGTACTCACTTTTGTGAAACACTTGGATAACCagaatttttttaaaagttttttcccGCAAATATGGACCTTGTAGCTAGAGCCTTCAGGCATTGGGGAGAAGGCTGCTAGACTTCTGTGACAGCCCCATAGCTTGAAGTGCAGCAGGGATAGGACAATGTCATTCTCATTTGTAAATATTTTGCAAAGTAATGTTATTAAAAATACTTGAGGATAGATCTGCCAGCATGAAAATCCTAGCTTAACCTCATTTTGTAAATTTGCGGACACATACCACAGACATGCAGATattgaaacacagacacactcactcactatctcactcactgTCCATTAAAATGATAGCATTCTTAGCTTGAACATAGGTAGTCAAGAAGCTCAGTCAACAAACAACCACAATTTAAAATCACAAAAGTTTGTCCCCTCacccaaaataataatatattattattattattattattattattattattattattatattattatattattatattatattattatattattatattattatattattatattattataatattataatacaaGCATATACCAGACAAGTGGTCATGTATCACACACATGGACCTTACAAACATACAATACAAGCATTTTTTCAACTTAATGACCAACCTCTCCACccattcttccccatctctcccagcAGAAAGTCATTGCTGTGTACAAGCCGAAGGACGAGGAGCCATATGGTCGCCTTAATCCCAAGTGGACCAAGTGGTTGCACAAGGTGTGCTGCCCATGCTGTTTTGGACGGTCATGCCTTGTGCCCAACCAGGGCTACTTATCAGAGGCGGGCGCATCCCTTGTTGACCAGAAGCTGCAGCTGAACGTTGTTCCTAAAActagggtgagggatgggggccATCTGtgtttgattactttttttttgcaattgttGTGTGTTTGAAGGTTCATTTACTACTTTGTACTTATTTACTATAagttttttcatatatgtttagcATTTTTATGTTCTTAGTTTAGtaattttctatttactttttgcCACTCCCTAAATTAAAGAGTTCTTTGAATTTGTAATCCAAATTGATTGATGGGTGACTTATTCTTAgttcttgatttgttttttgtagATTGTGTATTGGGAATCTCAATTCATCTAAGGTAAAGCTGataatatataaactttaattCCAAAAATTTACCttccacagaaaaaaaagtttggctATCTTTGTGGCTGGGTGACAAAATCAGTAGAGGAGTTACAGTCATTAGGGGTTAAAGAAGCAGAGTAATGTAAATGCATATGAAATCAGTGatgcttatttcttctttttccaattttctaggtagtcaaattaGCTAGTGAAACCTTTAATTACAcaaggatagacagagaaaagtcAAGAGCCAAAAAATTGGTGTCGGAGAGATTTCCAAAAGTAGGGAGACACTTCCACAGGATCGGTCTTCCTCCCAAAGTCGGCTCCTTCCAGCTGTTTGTTGAGGTTTGTGCACTCTCTTGCATTGATGGTTGCTTTTATGCTGATCTTTGGGGCAtttgtttacctatatatttaccatttattaattctccttttctgttttcattttatatGTTTCACACATTACTGGAATCTGTAAAGGGACTACCCTCATCTCTCATTCCACTCAGGGCTTCAAAGATGCAGACTACTGGCTTCGGAGGTTTGAAGCAGAGCCCTTAGGAGAAACTACCAGCCGGCAGTTCCAGCTCCAGTTTGAGCGGTTGGTTATCCTCGATTACATCATCCGAAACACGGACCGTGGCAACGACAATTGGCTCATCAAGTACGACAAGCCAGAATTGGATGACCAGGGAGATGGGGAGGTCAGGAAATAGATTTTTTTATCCCCCCATTTTTTAAGTTCTTTTGTATTAACCACATGCCACTAGGGAAAATGCTgtcctcattttctatttttttgtgaaatgtctctgcatatggttggctcttctagtgcttagtcacaaaggagtcaattagtagaccttgtgatgtTACCTATTTTCACCTCTCCTTGAATtgacaggaaaaacatattttttactaatgctatgaatatcgatggtgttatttttattatagacattataattactatgttatacattagtaacggctaaataagataatgtaaaatattttcataaatcaaggaaagggCAAACAGGTGAGGCAGACAGTACTTGTAATTtagtgacttagtataagtgtagccatctaggtttaaaaacaattaataaagtaaactcacagtgggcatggtatgtacatacatgccatgcctgttggaTTTGGGTTAATAATTGATAGTTTCCTTTACATTTAATTAGCAGTACTTTTAGAAAGATTACATTAGAATGACTAGATCCCAAGGGAAAACTTCAGTCCATGATGGCTAAGtactattttgttattgataAAGATCTATAAGTAAAGGGCAAAATACATTTAATTTATCAGAAATAATCAGATTGTATTCAGTAGCTAAGCAGAGAAGGGAAACCTCAAGCTGCAACTCATCTtgctgcctcctctccctcccccaggaCTGGTCTCTCGTGAAACCCCCAGAAGTGAAAGTAGCAGCTATTGACAATGGTCTGGCATTCCCCTTCAAGCACCCAGATTCCTGGCGGGCGTATCCCTACCATTGGGCATGGCTTCCTTGGGCCAAGGTCTCCTTCAGCCAGGAGACACGTGACCTggtgctccccctcctctcagaCATGAACTTTGTGCAGGAGCTCTGTGATGACATGTATAATCTTTTCCAGGTGAGAtacaggggaggggaatggatatTTTCTGCTTttgccttcttatttttcttctggaTCTTCTGGTGGTTCTCACTTTTTTGTACTTATTAGCTTCTATTTCcctgttttccccttctttccatgttttctcatatttttccATAACTAGATTATTTTAAATTCTTAGAATTACAGGTGAAAAGCTAAGTTGATGTAGTCATAAAAAGTAACAAAGGAATACATGTACATAAGTTTCTATGTAAACATTTGTGGATTGAAATTTGAAATTAAATGATAT is a genomic window of Penaeus chinensis breed Huanghai No. 1 chromosome 23, ASM1920278v2, whole genome shotgun sequence containing:
- the LOC125037516 gene encoding phosphatidylinositol 4-kinase type 2-alpha-like isoform X2 (The sequence of the model RefSeq protein was modified relative to this genomic sequence to represent the inferred CDS: added 319 bases not found in genome assembly), with the translated sequence MKSDAEQSLAGPPARPPPSPPPAAAPAPATTSLAASAVEERVRSFSTASEASEDSTSALLPDVAFGPASASSAAASHTGMGSPRSNRESQPLLGARHDVDEFNHWPDDPHFTDLVRQAETAIESGIYPERIYQGSSGSYFVKNSNGKVIAVYKPKDEEPYGRLNPKWTKWLHKVCCPCCFGRSCLVPNQGYLSEAGASLVDQKLQLNVVPKTRVVKLASETFNYTRIDREKSRAKKLVSERFPKVGRHFHRIGLPPKVGSFQLFVEGFKDADYWLRRFEAEPLGETTSRQFQLQFERLVILDYIIRNTDRGNDNWLIKYDKPELDDQGDGEDWSLVKPPEVKVAAIDNGLAFPFKHPDSWRAYPYHWAWLPWAKVSFSQETRDLVLPLLSDMNFVQELCDDMYNLFQTDKGFDRHIFERQMSVMRGQILNLTQALRDGKSPVQLVQMPAVIVERSKGRVGTTARFRSFSDTFTQSFQEKSPFFSWC
- the LOC125037516 gene encoding phosphatidylinositol 4-kinase type 2-alpha-like isoform X1 (The sequence of the model RefSeq protein was modified relative to this genomic sequence to represent the inferred CDS: added 319 bases not found in genome assembly), whose translation is MKSDAEQSLAGPPARPPPSPPPAAAPAPATTSLAASAVEERVRSFSTASEASEDSTSALLPDVAFGPASASSAAASHTGMGSPRSNRESQPLLGARHDVDEFNHWPDDPHFTDLVRQAETAIESGIYPERIYQGSSGSYFVKNSNGQKVIAVYKPKDEEPYGRLNPKWTKWLHKVCCPCCFGRSCLVPNQGYLSEAGASLVDQKLQLNVVPKTRVVKLASETFNYTRIDREKSRAKKLVSERFPKVGRHFHRIGLPPKVGSFQLFVEGFKDADYWLRRFEAEPLGETTSRQFQLQFERLVILDYIIRNTDRGNDNWLIKYDKPELDDQGDGEDWSLVKPPEVKVAAIDNGLAFPFKHPDSWRAYPYHWAWLPWAKVSFSQETRDLVLPLLSDMNFVQELCDDMYNLFQTDKGFDRHIFERQMSVMRGQILNLTQALRDGKSPVQLVQMPAVIVERSKGRVGTTARFRSFSDTFTQSFQEKSPFFSWC